In a single window of the Littorina saxatilis isolate snail1 linkage group LG3, US_GU_Lsax_2.0, whole genome shotgun sequence genome:
- the LOC138961077 gene encoding multidrug resistance-associated protein 1-like, translated as MSRLGALQTQLMDHKDSRLKMVTEILAAIKTVKVYAWERVLGSRVCGAREGELHVLKRVALLDASQTVLWTLAPFLMSLLTFSTRVFSDESTGVTSQEVFVTLSYLNIMRSAVTVAPMVFTDLVKAAVSLKRLERFLNHTDIEPDNVLVNPMQETVVAISNITCSWDKDADPCLKGMSVQIEEGSLVAVVGPMGSGKSSLLAAILGELHVQSGSVTVNV; from the exons ATGTCCAGACTAGGCGCGCTGCAGACACAACTGATGGACCACAAAGACTCCAGGCTGAAGATGGTCACTGAAATTCTAGCCGCGATAAAG ACGGTGAAGGTGTATGCATGGGAGCGGGTCCTGGGCTCACGTGTGTGTGGTGCCAGAGAAGGCGAGCTGCACGTGCTGAAACGAGTAGCGCTGCTAGACGCCTCGCAGACAGTGCTGTGGACTCTGGCACCGTTCTTG ATGTCTCTGCTGACGTTTTCCACGCGGGTCTTCTCTGACGAAAGTACTGGTGTGACGTCACAAGAGGTGTTTGTGACGTTGTCCTATCTTAACATCATGCGAAGCGCCGTCACTGTGGCTCCCATGGTGTTTACTGATCTGGTGAAG GCGGCGGTTTCGCTGAAGCGACTAGAACGGTTCTTGAACCACACCGATATAGAACCAGACAACGTCCTAGTAAATCCAATGCAAG AGACAGTAGTGGCCATTAGCAACATTACCTGTTCCTGGGATAAAGATGCAGATCCATGTCTGAAAGG GATGTCAGTGCAAATCGAGGAAGGCAGCCTGGTGGCGGTGGTGGGACCCATGGGGTCAGGAAAGTCCTCCCTGCTGGCGGCAATCTTGGGGGAGCTGCACGTGCAGAGTGGCAGCGTCACTGTCAACGTATGA